A DNA window from Euwallacea fornicatus isolate EFF26 chromosome 17, ASM4011564v1, whole genome shotgun sequence contains the following coding sequences:
- the mRpS29 gene encoding small ribosomal subunit protein mS29, producing the protein MLKATTDILLRSTLPKNAAFRLLTVTADVKPEERLQIFRTQESDPTKHTIDHLAQFYTLPPEEKKVIFFHGGLPQTFERHVKTFNETCFMVREPSIEVINYLNSIDYNKPAVRFVLYGKVGNGKSLSLAHILHYAYKNNFLIVHVPWASKWMNKPKEVTMSETKEGFVDLNIDAASWLLHFKTQNAELLKNPNLKISRDIEWTKREITAEGSSLVELVEHGINRVRFASNCVTILAEEIKLLCNSGVCKALVAIDGFNSMFYPKTRVLTEKKEIVPPNRITLNEGFLNLSKFDWKNGAVVVTVDQLVGAQGVHTSHFPRLLLGKTGFECLDPFVPIEVKNFSRKEHQSIMEYFKERRWVQDYPGLDDELYFLTAGNPYKLLEYCRSL; encoded by the exons ATGTTAAAGGCAACTACTGATATCCTGTTGCGAAGTACGCTCCCCAAAAATGCCGCTTTTAGACTATTAACGGTTACCGCAGATGTTAAACCTGAAGAAAGattgcaaattttcaggacCCAAGAAAGTGACCCCACTAAACACACCATAGACCACTTGGCCCAGTTCTACACCCTTCCtcctgaagaaaaaaaagtaatattctTTCATGGAGGTTTGCCACAAACTTTCGAGAGACATGTTAAAACTTTCAATGAGACCTGTTTTATGGTTAGAGAACCATCCATAGAAGTAATAAACTATCTTAACTCAATAGACTACAACAAGCCTGCTGTGAGATTTGTGCTTTATGGAAAAGTGGGAAATGGGAAGTCATTATCTTTGGCCCACATACTCCATTATGCTTATAAGaacaattttctaattgtCCATGTACCATGGGCTTCCAAGTGGATGAATAAACCTAAAGAAGTAACTATGTCAGAAACTAAAGAAGGTTTTGtagatttaaatattgatGCAGCATCCTGGCTGCTACACTTTAAAACCCAAAATGCTGAACTCCTAAAAAATCCtaacttaaaaatatccaGAGACATTGAATGGACAAAAAGAGAGATCACTGCTGAAGGTTCCTCTTTGGTAGAATTAGTTGAACATGGCATTAATCGTGTGCGTTTTgcctcaaattgtgtgacaaTTCTTGCTGAAGAGATTAAGTTATTGTGTAATTCAGGGGTTTGCAAGGCTTTGGTAGCAATAGATGGATTTAATTCCATGTTTTACCCAAAAACACGGGTATTGACagagaaaaaagaaatagtTCCTCCCAACAGGATTACTTTAAATGAagggtttttaaatttaagcaaGTTCGATTGGAAAAATGGTGCAGTAGTTGTGACTGTAGATCAATTAGTGGGTGCTCAAGGGGTGCATACTTCACACTTTCCACG TTTGCTTTTGGGAAAAACTGGATTTGAGTGCTTGGATCCTTTTGTTCCCATTGAAGTGAAAAATTTCTCCAGAAAAGAACACCAAAGTATTATGGAATACTTCAAGGAGAGGCGATGGGTGCAGGATTATCCTGGCCTTGATGatgaattgtattttttaactgcGGGCAATCcttataaattattagaatATTGTAGGTCtttataa
- the Gs2 gene encoding glutamine synthetase, which produces MPNLTLEHSPNAALNKTVLQRYMDLPIPDGKVQATYIWIDGSGENLRGKTRTLDFVPTKPQELPTWNFDGSSTLQADTTNADTYLYPVAIYADPFTRGNNKLVLCDTYKYNKKPTDSNKRFTCAQAMEAAKDSYPWFGIEQEYTLLDTDMRPFGWPKHGFPGPQGPYYCGVGANKVYARDIMDAHYRACLYAGLNVSGTNAEVMPAQWEFQVGPCEGISIGDQLWMSRYILHRVAEDFGVIVTFDPKPMEGDWNGAGAHTNFSTKAMREDGGILEIEKAIDKLSRFHLRHIQAYDPHGGKDNERRLTGRHETSSIHDFSAGVANRGASIRIPRGCAEEKKGYLEDRRPASNCDPYSVCEAIVRTCILDE; this is translated from the exons ATGCCAAATTTAACTCTGGAACATTCGCCCAATGCGGCGCTGAATAAAACAGTCCTCCAGAGGTATATGGACCTGCCCATTCCAGATGGAAAGGTGCAGGCCACGTATATCTGGATCGATGGATCTGGGGAGAACTTAAGGGGCAAGACTAGAACGTTGGATTTCGTTCCGACAAAGCCTCAAG AGTTGCCCACATGGAACTTCGATGGTAGCTCAACTCTCCAAGCAGACACCACCAACGCGGACACTTATCTCTATCCTGTGGCTATTTATGCTGATCCTTTTACCAGAGGTAACAACAAGTTGGTCCTCTGCGATACTTACAAATACAACAAGAAGCCTACAGACAGTAACAAAAG ATTCACTTGCGCTCAAGCCATGGAAGCCGCCAAAGACTCCTACCCATGGTTTGGAATAGAACAGGAGTATACTCTGTTGGACACCGACATGAGACCCTTTGGGTGGCCCAAGCATGGATTCCCCGGTCCTCAGGGACCCTATTACTGTGGTGTAGGGGCCAATAAGGTCTATGCCCGGGACATCATGGATGCTCATTATAGGGCATGCCTTTATGCCGGTTTAAATGTTTCGGGGACCAATGCTGAGGTCATGCCCGCTCAG TGGGAGTTCCAAGTCGGCCCTTGCGAGGGAATCTCCATAGGGGACCAACTTTGGATGTCCAGATACATTCTCCACAGAGTAGCAGAAGATTTTGGTGTTATCGTCACCTTTGACCCTAAACCCATGGAAGGCGACTGGAACGGTGCGGGTGCACATACCAATTTCTCAACTAAGGCGATGAGGGAAGATGGCGGAATCTT GGAGATTGAAAAGGCTATTGACAAACTGAGCAGGTTCCATCTCAGGCACATCCAGGCCTATGACCCTCATGGAGGGAAGGACAATGAAAGGAGGTTGACTGGGAGACATGAAACGTCGTCAATTCACGACTTTAGCGCTG GAGTAGCCAATCGTGGTGCTAGCATTCGAATTCCTCGCGGATGTGCTGAGGAGAAGAAAGGTTACCTTGAGGACAGAAGACCAGCCTCAAACTGCGATCCTTACTCAGTATGCGAAGCCATCGTTAGAACTTGCATTTTAGACGAGTAA
- the LOC136344751 gene encoding proton-coupled amino acid transporter 1-like has protein sequence MELQNNQTKINLDSDKQQPQQWYGSKTSCDSEKSNCDSFRAYQSKDPIINIPLEKVPKKQKVPESGGHGHGIPVEHPTSYVETLMHLLKGNIGSGIFAMGDGIRNAGIVLGPIVVLILGIICTHCQHLLLKAARNLNEYKKLEVSPDFARTVELCFENGPPRIQGLAKIMKRLVNLFLCITQLGFCCVYFVFISENIKQVLDYYGYVLDVHLHMAIILLPILLTALIRNLKYLAPFSTLANMLMCAGIMIVLYYASQDIPSVSDRRYVADWQQLPLFFGTAIYAFEGIGLVLPLQNEMKSPRKFTRPAGVLNLGMVIVTIMYLVVGCLSYLKYGDSIKGSVTLNLPPYEVLAQSVKIIIPCGILLTYALQFYIAVDILWPNILAYLGPNVKYPVFAELTFRSLLVLLTFVLAEAIPFLGLFISLVGAVSSAALALIFPPILDIVSSTSFGQLTTFSTVKNGAIVLIGVIGMVTGSYESISAIVKAFGSKS, from the exons ATGGAGTTGCAAAATAACCAGACTAAGATTAACTTGGACAGTGACAAGCAACAGCCGCAGCAGTGGTACGGATCCAAGACGAGCTGTGACTCTGAAAAGAG CAATTGCGATTCATTCAGGGCATATCAATCGAAGGACCCGATTATTAATATTCCTTTGGAAAAAGTtcctaaaaaacaaaaagtaccTGAGAGCGGAGGTCATGGCCATGGTATTCCTGTCGAGCATCCCACCTC ctatGTGGAAACCTTAATGCACCTGCTCAAGGGCAACATAGGGTCAGGCATCTTTGCCATGGGTGATGGGATTAGAAATGCTGGCATAGTCCTAGGTCCCATCGTAGTATTGATATTGGGAATAATCTGCACCCATTGCCAACATCTTTTG ttgaaAGCAGCCAGAAATCTAAATGAATACAAAAAACTGGAAGTCAGTCCGGACTTTGCCCGTACCGTAGAACTTTGTTTCGAAAATGGACCTCCCCGGATACAGGGTCTGGCAAAAATCATGAAACGTCTCGTCAACTTGTTTTTGTGCATTACACAACTCGGATTTTGCTGCGTTTACTTCGTCTTCATCTCTGAGAACATTAAGCAG GTTTTAGACTACTACGGTTATGTATTGGACGTCCATCTACACATGGCAATCATCCTTTTACCCATCTTATTGACAGCCCTAATCAGGAACTTGAAGTACCTGGCGCCGTTTTCCACCTTGGCGAACATGCTAATGTGCGCTGGAATTATGATCGTCTTGTACTATGCGTCGCAAGACATCCCTAGCGTCTCTGATAGGCGCTATGTCGCTGACTGGCAGCAGCTGCCTCTGTTCTTCGGGACTGCTATTTATGCCTTCGAAGGCATTGGCTTG GTTTTACCTTTGCAAAACGAAATGAAAAGTCCCAGGAAGTTTACAAGACCCGCAGGAGTGTTGAATCTCGGCATGGTGATCGTGACAATCATGTACTTAGTTGTTGGATGTCTTTCCTACCTCAAATACGGAGATAGTATTAAGGGCAGCGTAACTCTAAATCTACCCCCATATGAAGT GCTAGCTCAGTCGGTGAAAATTATCATCCCTTGCGGGATTCTCTTGACCTATGCCCTGCAGTTCTACATTGCAGTCGACATCCTTTGGCCCAACATTTTGGCTTATTTAGGCCCCAACGTGAAATACCCAGTATTTGCTGAGCTCACCTTTAGATCTCTGCTAGTTTTATTGACTT TTGTCTTGGCAGAAGCAATCCCATTCCTAGGTCTCTTTATCTCTCTAGTTGGAGCAGTGAGTAGTGCAGCTTTAGCTTTAATTTTCCCCCCAATTCTGGACATTGTGAGTTCGACCTCCTTCGGACAATTGACAACTTTCTCGACCGTAAAGAACGGCGCCATCGTCCTGATTGGAGTGATCGGAATGGTTACTGGCAGTTATGAAAGCATCTCCGCGATAGTCAAGGCTTTCGGCAGCAAGAGCTAA
- the asrij gene encoding OCIA domain-containing protein 1, producing the protein MINSGEEPERKTPFPGPNAQRRPQLYKFTQDELRVLKECNKESFYTRSLPFSFVLGGLTYYGLQIGYLTRNPKFGVYPKIGVAVTVGYFLGKYSYLQKCAEKFMALPDSKVGRALKAQRLGIPEQEEDQIESPFSMSPFGGVSDGYTDIPSSRKNYDYDSRPVPEGLDDSFRPSLDNPIVLHQEEMPPEQKHVTTYDELRLKNREEYDQKRIQAYRQSRIPSSQAAVNPPPQEFNDDYKSGQPGSKTKYGDVWG; encoded by the exons atgataaattcagGCGAAGAGCCAGAACGAAAAACCCCATTTCCAGGCCCCAACGCCCAAAGACGACCCCAACTT tATAAATTCACTCAAGATGAGCTCAGAGTGCTTAAGGAATGTAATAAAGAAAGCTTCTATACGAGGAGTTTGCCCTTTAGTTTTGTTTTGGGCGGGCTAACATATTATGGTCTTCAAATAG GTTACCTTACCAGGAATCCTAAGTTCGGAGTATATCCCAAAATAGGCGTCGCCGTAACAGTAGGATATTTCCTGGGCAAATATTCATATCTtcaaaaatgtgctgagaaaTTCATGGCGCTGCCAGACAGCAAAGTTGGTCGAGCTCTAAAAGCCCAGAGATTAGGAATTCCAGAACAAGA GGAAGATCAAATTGAGTCCCCCTTTTCCATGAGTCCCTTTGGGGGAGTGTCTGATGGTTATACTGATATCCCCAGTTCACGTAAAAACTATGATTATGACAGCAGACCAGTTCCTGAAGGGTTAGACGATTCTTTTAGGCCCTCTTTAGATa ATCCAATTGTTTTGCATCAAGAAGAGATGCCTCCTGAACAGAAACATGTAACAACCTATGATGAACTCAGGCTGAAAAATCGGGAAGAATACGACCAAAAGAGGATTCAAGCCTATAG GCAGTCTAGAATTCCCTCAAGTCAAGCAGCAGTAAATCCGCCTCCCCAAGAGTTCAACGACGATTACAAATCCGGTCAACCTGGATCTAAAACCAAATATGGAGATGTTTGGGGTTGA
- the LOC136344600 gene encoding heat shock protein 26-like, translated as MVTTTLNQQQLSYLFLTLLGGSPSGDLTDKVELKVNGDNFDGSLAVPKWVLAQVAGSVLGYASDNDYSFDNDIMPASIRIDPDWFRIYIDLSEYDQETNKVKVRTLSDDSVKIEGSKKSLNKNGATTTKTVSRNFRVPKTYDVERLTAIISNNGILHISIPKENDNVFLVSRENDKYIRVQH; from the coding sequence ATGGTAACCACAACACTTAATCAGCAACAACTGTCCTATCTCTTCTTAACCCTGCTGGGGGGCAGCCCTTCGGGAGATTTAACTGATAAAGTGGAACTCAAAGTGAATGGAGATAATTTCGATGGTTCTTTGGCGGTACCTAAATGGGTGTTAGCGCAAGTGGCAGGGTCAGTGTTAGGATATGCCTCCGACAATGATTATTCCTTCGACAATGATATAATGCCGGCCTCCATTAGGATTGATCCAGATTGGTTCCGAATCTACATAGATCTAAGTGAGTACGACCAGGAGACTAACAAAGTTAAAGTGCGGACACTAAGTGATGACAGTGTGAAGATTGAAGGTAGCAAGAAGTCTTTGAACAAAAATGGGGCAACTACTACGAAAACTGTAAGCAGGAATTTTCGGGTGCCTAAGACGTACGATGTGGAAAGGCTTACAGCCATTATTAGCAACAATGGGATCCTTCATATCAGCATTCCCAAGGAGAACGATAATGTGTTTTTAGTTTCTAGGGAGAATGATAAGTACATACGTGTGCAACATTAG